In one window of Gemmatimonadota bacterium DNA:
- a CDS encoding zinc-binding dehydrogenase — translation MKIAMLYGPRDLRIEDHVLDTENLGPHDLWVETVISALKIGTDRGNYEGAEQVPGAPDFPRWVGDSNLGVVRGVGDAVEDFAVGDRVISRYPHQSEFIAKDDEMLVKVPNGVHDEDAVYGHLYTLSALCYYKSQFQPGENVAVVGLGVLGLGAVGLGPCLGARTIGIANSPVRMEMAERMGADATFMHDDPDLAAKLDDFTHGEGVDLVILTANPWPALRTSCQIVRDNGRVSIVALPGRGEPPLDFNPLDMEWFYAKGISLIAVNGRAGYLFPPERGDRRDWSAMCRFTLDLMREGKLEPKRLITHRMHYGQINEAYEMIFRREKNMMGVVFNWKD, via the coding sequence ACGGAAAACCTGGGCCCTCACGACCTCTGGGTCGAGACCGTCATATCGGCGCTAAAGATCGGGACGGACCGGGGCAACTACGAAGGCGCGGAGCAGGTGCCCGGAGCACCGGATTTTCCGCGCTGGGTCGGGGACAGCAACCTGGGCGTGGTACGCGGCGTGGGAGACGCGGTCGAGGATTTTGCCGTGGGCGACCGGGTCATCTCCCGGTACCCACACCAGTCCGAGTTCATCGCGAAGGACGATGAAATGCTCGTCAAGGTTCCCAACGGCGTACATGACGAGGACGCGGTATACGGCCACCTGTACACACTCAGCGCCCTGTGCTACTACAAGTCGCAGTTCCAGCCCGGCGAGAACGTGGCGGTCGTGGGACTGGGCGTCCTCGGACTCGGCGCCGTAGGGCTCGGACCCTGCCTCGGCGCGCGGACGATCGGTATCGCGAACAGCCCGGTGCGCATGGAAATGGCCGAGCGCATGGGCGCGGACGCGACCTTTATGCACGACGATCCCGATCTCGCGGCCAAGCTGGACGACTTCACCCACGGCGAGGGCGTCGACCTGGTCATACTCACGGCCAATCCCTGGCCCGCGCTGCGGACTTCCTGCCAGATCGTGCGCGACAACGGGCGGGTCAGCATCGTAGCCCTGCCCGGCCGGGGCGAACCGCCGCTCGATTTCAATCCCCTGGACATGGAATGGTTCTATGCCAAGGGGATTTCGCTGATCGCGGTCAACGGGCGGGCAGGCTACCTGTTCCCCCCCGAACGGGGCGACCGAAGGGACTGGTCCGCCATGTGCCGCTTCACGCTGGACCTGATGCGCGAGGGCAAGCTGGAACCGAAGCGCCTGATTACCCACCGGATGCACTACGGTCAGATCAACGAAGCCTACGAGATGATATTCAGGCGTGAAAAGAACATGATGGGCGTCGTCTTCAACTGGAAGGACTGA